Proteins found in one Sorghum bicolor cultivar BTx623 chromosome 1, Sorghum_bicolor_NCBIv3, whole genome shotgun sequence genomic segment:
- the LOC110431649 gene encoding uncharacterized protein LOC110431649, with amino-acid sequence MGEAKPLSTPMSTTTALDADEEGEAVDQKEYRSMIGSLLYLTATRPDIQFAVCLCARFQSSPRTSHRQAVKRILRCLRFTPEFGLWFSASSSLSLCGYSDADYAGCRVEHKSTSGTCQFLGTSLVSWSSRKQSSVAQSTTEAEYVAAAACCS; translated from the coding sequence ATGGGCGAGGCCAAGCCTCTCTCGACGCCCATGTCGACCACGACGGCCCTGGatgcagatgaagaaggagaagcTGTGGACCAAAAGGAGTACCGAAGCATGATCGGGTCACTGCTATACCTGACGGCGACAAGACCGGACATCCAGTTCGCGGTCTGCTTGTGCGCACGCTTTCAGTCTTCGCCGCGCACATCTCATCGTCAAGCCGTCAAGCGGATCTTGAGATGCCTCCGTTTCACACCTGAGTTCGGTCTTTGGTTTTCAGCTTcctcctctctttctctttgCGGCTATTCTGATGCGGATTATGCCGGCTGCCGTGTTGAGCACAAGTCCACGTCGGGGACTTGCCAGTTTCTTGGGACTTCTCTTGTGTCTTGGTCCTCTCGCAAGCAATCCTCAGTTGCCCAATCCACCACAGAAGCCGAgtatgttgctgctgctgcttgctgctcctAG